From Paenibacillus sp. V4I7, one genomic window encodes:
- a CDS encoding NUDIX hydrolase — MGYIMELRKLVGSRPLINTGACVLLCSNQRLLLQRRTDNGLWGLPGGSMEPGETLEEVAKRELFEETGLEARSLELFNIFSGKDLYYKYPHGDEVYNVVSAYVCSDFDGVLKGDGVEVQELRFFSFDEMPIELSPPDKPIINEFLKR; from the coding sequence TTGGGTTATATAATGGAACTCAGAAAGTTAGTCGGTTCAAGACCACTTATTAATACTGGAGCCTGCGTTCTATTGTGCAGTAATCAAAGACTGTTATTACAACGTAGAACGGATAACGGTTTATGGGGACTGCCTGGTGGTTCTATGGAACCTGGGGAAACTTTAGAAGAGGTTGCAAAAAGGGAACTTTTTGAGGAAACAGGATTGGAAGCCAGGAGCCTTGAATTGTTTAACATATTCTCTGGAAAAGACCTGTACTATAAATATCCTCATGGTGATGAAGTATATAATGTTGTGTCCGCCTACGTATGCTCTGATTTTGATGGAGTTCTTAAAGGCGATGGAGTCGAAGTGCAAGAATTACGGTTTTTTAGCTTTGATGAGATGCCAATTGAGTTGTCACCTCCAGACAAACCAATAATTAATGAATTCCTCAAACGATGA
- a CDS encoding NUDIX hydrolase — protein MSNKLMGAAAIILDSERRILLVKHSYGKNNWDLPGGKSEENESAQETAKREVLEETGLKVEVGQLTGIYYDPNYDMHHFVFISNYENNQEPEPSSPEILECRYCSIDDLPKPISDFTYKRIQDALKHDRQHLFHTIGPR, from the coding sequence TTGTCAAATAAGTTGATGGGTGCAGCAGCAATTATATTAGATTCAGAAAGACGCATTTTACTGGTAAAACACAGCTATGGTAAAAATAATTGGGATCTTCCAGGTGGAAAATCTGAAGAGAATGAATCAGCACAGGAAACTGCAAAAAGAGAAGTGCTGGAAGAAACAGGGCTTAAAGTTGAAGTTGGGCAATTAACTGGAATTTACTATGACCCAAACTATGACATGCATCATTTTGTTTTCATTTCAAATTACGAAAATAATCAAGAACCTGAGCCAAGTTCACCTGAGATTTTGGAGTGCAGATATTGCTCGATCGATGATCTACCAAAGCCAATTAGTGATTTCACTTATAAACGAATACAGGATGCTTTAAAGCATGACAGACAGCATCTATTCCACACTATAGGACCGAGATAG